From Euzebya sp., a single genomic window includes:
- a CDS encoding branched-chain amino acid ABC transporter permease encodes MLFLQLLLNGIAIGSIYAIVALGFVLVFKATSVLNFAHGSFLMIASYLAVTFIAVMELPFAVSLIIIALLLAVLGVVLHYSIMRFMVGKAFFSVVLVTVGLEIVIRAVLLIAYGPTPRGRLTALPQGQLQFGGIIVPYVNLFMVLAAALAVGAFLLFFQRSRLGLHMRAVAENLEAAAAMGIDPNRIYAAAWAIGLTMAGIGGVMYAHYTPSVSLGLSVIGLRAFPAAILGGIDSVGGAILGGLLVGIVESVGAGYLGAEYRDVIAFGIMFAVLLWRPSGLYGTRDLVRV; translated from the coding sequence GTGCTGTTCCTGCAACTCCTCCTCAACGGGATCGCGATCGGCTCCATCTACGCCATCGTCGCCCTGGGGTTCGTGCTGGTGTTCAAGGCCACTTCGGTGCTGAACTTCGCCCACGGGTCGTTCCTGATGATCGCCTCGTACCTGGCGGTGACCTTCATCGCGGTCATGGAGCTGCCGTTCGCGGTCAGCCTGATCATCATCGCGCTGCTGCTGGCCGTCCTCGGGGTGGTCCTGCACTACTCGATCATGCGGTTCATGGTCGGCAAGGCGTTCTTCTCCGTCGTGCTGGTCACGGTCGGCCTCGAGATCGTCATCCGCGCCGTCCTGCTGATCGCCTACGGCCCGACCCCCCGCGGACGCCTGACGGCGCTGCCGCAGGGCCAGCTCCAGTTCGGGGGGATCATCGTCCCCTACGTGAACCTGTTCATGGTGCTGGCGGCGGCCCTGGCGGTCGGCGCGTTCCTGCTCTTCTTCCAGCGCAGCCGGCTCGGGCTCCACATGCGCGCGGTGGCGGAGAACCTCGAGGCGGCGGCGGCGATGGGGATCGACCCCAACCGCATCTACGCGGCCGCCTGGGCCATCGGCCTCACGATGGCGGGCATCGGCGGGGTCATGTACGCCCACTACACCCCGTCGGTCTCCCTCGGGCTGTCGGTCATCGGCCTCCGCGCCTTCCCGGCCGCGATCCTCGGCGGGATCGACTCCGTCGGGGGCGCGATCCTCGGCGGGCTGCTCGTCGGCATCGTCGAGAGCGTCGGCGCCGGCTACCTGGGGGCCGAGTACCGGGATGTGATCGCCTTCGGGATCATGTTCGCCGTCCTGCTGTGGCGACCGTCGGGCCTGTACGGGACCCGCGACCTCGTCCGCGTCTGA